In Rhodococcus sp. OK302, one genomic interval encodes:
- a CDS encoding TIGR03089 family protein, translated as MPSPADNLTDALLGPILAADSAGPRITYYDDANGERIELSASTLMNWAAKTANMVVDEFSLDPGAKVAVLLPAHWQSVAVLLGVWWAGCEVVLSPDSDAELAFVTEDRLDDVADVPEVAALSLDAFGKGLSDLPIGVADYATSIRVHGDQFRSAGAGSALEGRTVAETLLAAQESAIARELTSADRVLSSQAWDSAQELIDGLLAVFAAGASLVQVAHPDAEATARRVGTEKVTKLF; from the coding sequence ATGCCTTCACCTGCCGACAACCTGACCGACGCGCTCCTCGGACCGATCCTGGCTGCCGACTCGGCGGGCCCGCGGATCACGTACTACGACGACGCGAACGGCGAACGCATCGAACTCTCGGCGAGCACCTTGATGAACTGGGCGGCCAAGACCGCGAACATGGTGGTTGACGAGTTCTCTCTCGATCCGGGCGCGAAGGTCGCCGTGCTGCTGCCCGCACACTGGCAGAGTGTTGCCGTGCTGCTCGGTGTGTGGTGGGCCGGGTGCGAGGTTGTCCTCTCCCCCGATTCTGATGCCGAACTCGCTTTTGTCACGGAGGACCGCCTCGACGACGTGGCTGATGTGCCCGAGGTTGCGGCTCTCTCGCTCGACGCTTTCGGAAAAGGATTGAGTGACCTGCCGATCGGAGTTGCGGACTACGCCACATCCATTCGCGTACACGGCGATCAATTCCGCAGCGCCGGAGCCGGATCGGCGCTGGAAGGCCGAACCGTTGCGGAAACACTGCTGGCGGCACAGGAATCTGCGATTGCTCGCGAGCTCACCTCCGCGGACCGAGTGCTGTCGAGTCAGGCGTGGGATTCAGCGCAAGAACTCATCGACGGACTACTGGCCGTCTTCGCCGCCGGTGCTTCCCTCGTGCAGGTGGCCCACCCGGACGCGGAAGCTACCGCGCGCCGAGTGGGCACCGAAAAGGTCACGAAGCTGTTCTGA
- the rfbD gene encoding dTDP-4-dehydrorhamnose reductase, giving the protein MTNILLTGARGQLGTRIERLARSAGLDIAAFDSAQWDIADLSEVERIMSSNDVTPNSVVINCAAYTGVDAAESDEAAATRVNAVGPGNLAGACARVGARLIHVSTDYVFPGDAHTPYESDAPTGPSTVYGRTKLAGEEAVRESRADSAIVRTAWVYSGEPGDFVGTMRRLEAEREFVDVVDDQIGSPTYSLDLAAGLLELAARPFTGSTTLHATNAGQASWFDLARAVFEEIGADPNRVRPCSSAQFVRPAPRPAYSVLSGHAWAAAGLSPLRPWREALHDALERSQFGRSAAGG; this is encoded by the coding sequence GTGACGAACATCCTGCTCACCGGCGCCCGCGGACAACTCGGAACACGCATCGAAAGGCTGGCTCGTTCGGCGGGTCTCGACATTGCAGCATTCGATTCGGCGCAGTGGGATATCGCAGACCTCAGCGAGGTCGAGCGGATCATGAGCTCGAACGACGTGACGCCGAACAGTGTGGTGATCAACTGCGCCGCCTACACAGGGGTAGATGCCGCGGAGTCCGACGAGGCGGCAGCTACCCGAGTCAATGCGGTCGGACCGGGCAACCTTGCCGGTGCCTGTGCACGCGTCGGCGCACGGCTCATCCACGTATCCACCGACTACGTCTTCCCCGGCGACGCACACACCCCCTACGAGAGCGACGCACCGACCGGCCCGTCGACTGTCTACGGCCGGACCAAGCTGGCCGGTGAGGAGGCAGTGCGGGAGTCCAGGGCCGATTCTGCGATTGTTCGAACCGCCTGGGTGTACTCGGGAGAGCCCGGCGATTTTGTCGGCACTATGCGCAGGCTCGAAGCCGAGCGTGAGTTCGTCGACGTCGTCGACGACCAGATCGGTTCACCCACCTACAGCCTCGATCTTGCGGCCGGACTGCTCGAACTCGCCGCCCGACCCTTCACCGGCAGCACGACGCTGCATGCCACCAATGCCGGGCAGGCGAGTTGGTTCGACCTGGCTCGCGCGGTGTTCGAGGAGATCGGTGCCGACCCTAACCGGGTCCGCCCGTGCAGCAGCGCGCAATTCGTCCGCCCCGCCCCGCGCCCGGCGTATTCGGTCCTGTCCGGTCACGCGTGGGCGGCGGCCGGACTGAGCCCGTTGCGTCCGTGGCGTGAGGCGCTTCACGACGCTCTGGAGCGCTCACAGTTCGGGCGGAGCGCTGCGGGCGGCTAG
- a CDS encoding LCP family protein translates to MSHQQPQRRARPRPAPARQKTSPGRIAVAVVSVLVLLVTGFAWRGVDSLRNSLATASGLGLGGGKDGAIDILMVGTDSRTDAHGNPLTQKELDSLRAGEEVASNTDTIILIRVPNDGSSATAISIPRDAYVNVPGIGMSKINGAFGATKETERLRLVNNGASDSDADRKSTEAGRTALIKSVSNLTGITVDHYAEIGLLGFVLLTDAVGGVNVCLNAAVDEPMSGANFPAGEQTLDGSDALSFVRQRHDLPRGDLDRIVRQQVFMASLVSKVLSAKTLSDPGKLGSLTNAVERSVVIDDDWDIIEFAKQLQNLAGGKVQFETIPVLDINGMTDYGESIVKVDPKDVKKYIASLVGEDAPTEETTTSAPTVNASKFTVDVANASDTAGLASGVSEALSALGYKEGKVGNNTGASVSESTVFSKSADDDAALAVADALGGLTVKADSSLSSNTVRVVLAAGYSGPQSADSVSPSDSDSSTTSNSASTTETSPTPAPPGPPIDAASSGPRCVN, encoded by the coding sequence GTGTCACACCAGCAACCACAACGCCGCGCACGTCCACGACCTGCGCCTGCTCGGCAGAAGACGAGCCCCGGACGGATAGCTGTCGCCGTGGTGTCCGTTCTGGTGTTGCTGGTGACCGGTTTCGCCTGGCGCGGAGTGGACTCCCTACGCAACAGTCTCGCCACCGCGAGCGGCCTCGGTTTGGGCGGCGGCAAGGACGGTGCCATCGACATCCTGATGGTGGGAACCGACAGTCGAACCGATGCGCATGGAAATCCGCTCACCCAGAAAGAGTTGGACTCGTTGCGTGCCGGCGAGGAAGTCGCGTCCAACACCGACACCATCATCTTGATTCGCGTTCCCAACGACGGCAGTTCCGCCACCGCGATCTCCATTCCGCGCGACGCCTACGTCAACGTCCCCGGCATCGGTATGTCGAAGATCAACGGCGCCTTCGGCGCAACCAAGGAGACCGAGCGACTGCGTCTGGTCAACAACGGTGCCAGCGATTCGGATGCCGATCGCAAATCCACCGAAGCGGGCCGCACCGCGCTGATCAAGTCCGTCTCGAACCTGACGGGCATCACTGTCGACCATTACGCCGAGATCGGCCTGCTCGGATTTGTCCTCCTGACCGATGCCGTCGGCGGCGTCAACGTCTGCCTCAACGCGGCGGTGGACGAACCGATGTCGGGCGCCAACTTTCCGGCCGGTGAACAAACTCTCGACGGATCCGATGCCCTCAGCTTCGTGCGGCAACGCCACGATCTCCCCCGCGGCGACCTCGATCGCATCGTCCGTCAGCAGGTCTTCATGGCCTCCCTCGTCAGCAAGGTCCTGAGCGCGAAAACACTGAGCGATCCCGGCAAACTCGGTTCGTTGACCAACGCCGTCGAACGCTCGGTTGTCATCGACGACGATTGGGACATCATCGAATTCGCCAAGCAACTACAGAATCTCGCGGGCGGCAAAGTTCAGTTCGAGACGATCCCCGTGCTCGACATCAACGGGATGACCGACTACGGCGAGTCCATCGTCAAGGTCGATCCGAAGGATGTGAAGAAGTACATCGCGAGCCTGGTCGGGGAGGACGCCCCGACCGAGGAAACCACGACGTCAGCACCGACTGTCAATGCTTCCAAGTTCACGGTCGACGTCGCCAATGCGAGTGACACCGCCGGACTTGCGAGCGGCGTCTCCGAGGCACTGAGCGCGCTCGGATACAAGGAGGGCAAGGTCGGTAACAACACCGGTGCAAGTGTCTCCGAATCCACGGTCTTCTCGAAGTCCGCCGACGACGACGCCGCACTCGCTGTCGCCGACGCCCTCGGCGGTCTGACGGTGAAAGCAGATTCCTCGTTGTCGTCGAACACAGTTCGCGTGGTTCTCGCCGCGGGTTACTCCGGACCGCAATCCGCAGACTCCGTGTCGCCGAGCGATTCCGACTCCTCCACCACGTCGAACTCTGCGAGTACGACCGAGACCAGTCCGACGCCCGCTCCCCCCGGCCCGCCGATCGACGCGGCATCCAGCGGGCCTCGGTGTGTCAACTGA